A single window of Rana temporaria chromosome 1, aRanTem1.1, whole genome shotgun sequence DNA harbors:
- the LOC120928221 gene encoding molybdopterin synthase sulfur carrier subunit-like: MTCQVVVLYFAKSSELAGVRSENITVPQEITSKQLWEKITSLHPRLCIIQDFVVLAVRQEYVAIGDEVIRLHPGDEVAVIPPVSGG; encoded by the exons ATGACTTGTCAG GTGGTCGTGTTGTACTTTGCAAAAAGTTCTGAACTAGCTGGCGTTCGATCTGAAAACATAACCGTCCCCCAAGAAATAACATCCAAGCAACTGTGGGAGAAAATCACTTCATTGCACCCAAG GCTTTGCATTATTCAAGATTTTGTGGTCCTCGCTGTCCGTCAGGAATATGTTGCTATTGGTGATGAGGTCATAAGATTGCACCCTGGCGACGAAGTTGCTGTCATTCCTCCTGTCAGTGGTGGCTAG